Proteins found in one Agaribacterium sp. ZY112 genomic segment:
- a CDS encoding RimK/LysX family protein: MSLLLISGTYRYRSFLVWGFLLGLAACSWPSVKEVHEPEPLKSSAELEPELSAEILALKQGQLELNQLITELALNLESLNSSKQLSNQADAESAVTEPSASVEVDTELEFSKLVLGRSEWLWLSGARRYFPAQLDTASELSLLCVDNLTSFERNGEPWLRFDLEFDQKVSSIELAQFGSVKYKHLGFSKKKKVPVVLIPVELADVQENIKFMLVSAKDKASHVVLGRNFLTDIAVVDVAQKHVLKRKPAYLTLEAQALQENSLREQSKQEAAQSISNEAQ; this comes from the coding sequence ATGTCTTTGTTGCTAATCTCTGGCACTTATCGTTATAGGTCTTTTCTCGTTTGGGGCTTTTTGCTTGGGCTTGCTGCGTGCTCTTGGCCAAGCGTCAAAGAGGTGCATGAGCCTGAGCCCCTTAAATCGAGCGCTGAGCTTGAACCTGAGTTGAGTGCAGAGATATTGGCTCTAAAGCAGGGGCAGCTAGAACTTAATCAGCTTATTACCGAGTTAGCCCTTAACCTTGAGTCTTTAAATAGCAGCAAGCAGCTCTCCAATCAGGCTGATGCTGAAAGTGCCGTCACTGAACCCAGCGCAAGCGTGGAAGTAGATACTGAGCTTGAGTTTTCAAAGCTGGTTTTGGGGCGCAGTGAGTGGTTGTGGTTAAGCGGTGCTAGGCGTTATTTCCCTGCTCAGCTGGATACGGCCTCAGAGCTTAGCCTCTTATGTGTTGATAATTTGACCTCCTTTGAACGCAATGGCGAGCCTTGGTTGCGCTTTGACTTAGAGTTCGATCAGAAAGTTAGTAGTATTGAGTTGGCCCAGTTTGGCTCAGTTAAATACAAGCACTTGGGATTTAGCAAAAAGAAAAAAGTCCCCGTCGTGCTTATTCCGGTTGAACTGGCTGATGTCCAAGAGAATATTAAGTTCATGTTGGTATCAGCTAAAGATAAAGCCTCTCATGTTGTGCTAGGGCGCAACTTTCTAACCGACATCGCTGTGGTTGATGTTGCGCAAAAACATGTGCTTAAACGTAAACCAGCCTATCTCACTCTTGAGGCTCAGGCCTTGCAAGAGAACAGCTTGAGGGAGCAGTCCAAGCAAGAGGCAGCCCAGAGTATCTCGAATGAAGCACAATAA
- a CDS encoding HAD family hydrolase, which translates to MLIIFDCDGVLVDSEQLAAKVFSDTLADYQFCLSADECLSRFKGWTLEACYQWLVPQFGGALPDGFDEAIKANTREVFARELKAVNDVESVLQQLQKRNRSFCVASNGGLKKIDNSLSVCGLAQYFPVPVRFSAEQVSQGKPSPELFLKAAEAIGVPPRFCWVVEDSLAGCQAAKAAAMNLVFFNETAEPTPQAVVDLRPVKVVHSMLELRSFFESKPAAFYTERQLEGELINIDAQES; encoded by the coding sequence ATGTTGATTATCTTCGACTGCGATGGCGTCTTGGTTGATAGTGAGCAGTTAGCCGCTAAGGTGTTTAGTGATACCTTGGCCGATTACCAGTTTTGTTTGAGTGCGGATGAGTGTTTATCTCGTTTTAAGGGGTGGACGCTAGAGGCCTGTTATCAATGGCTTGTACCTCAATTTGGAGGCGCTTTACCCGATGGTTTTGATGAAGCGATTAAAGCCAATACACGCGAGGTGTTTGCTCGTGAGTTAAAGGCTGTTAACGATGTTGAGTCTGTTTTACAGCAGCTTCAAAAGCGCAATCGCAGTTTCTGTGTGGCTTCTAATGGCGGTTTAAAAAAGATAGATAATTCCTTATCGGTCTGTGGTTTGGCACAGTACTTTCCTGTTCCAGTGCGCTTTTCTGCAGAGCAAGTCAGTCAGGGCAAGCCATCACCTGAGTTATTTTTAAAAGCAGCAGAGGCTATTGGTGTCCCGCCTCGTTTTTGTTGGGTGGTTGAAGATAGTTTAGCGGGCTGTCAGGCGGCCAAAGCAGCGGCTATGAATTTAGTCTTCTTTAATGAAACCGCAGAGCCCACACCTCAAGCTGTAGTCGATCTGAGGCCTGTTAAAGTTGTTCACTCTATGCTTGAGTTGCGTTCGTTTTTCGAGTCTAAGCCAGCGGCCTTCTATACTGAAAGGCAGTTAGAAGGTGAGCTTATAAATATAGATGCCCAAGAGAGTTAA
- the mpl gene encoding UDP-N-acetylmuramate:L-alanyl-gamma-D-glutamyl-meso-diaminopimelate ligase: protein MKQHIHIVGICGTFMGSLALLAKEAGYKVSGCDLGVYPPMSTQLEEAGIELIDGFSEQQVALKPDLWVIGNVVSRGNELMEAILNSGLPYTSGPQWLADHVLQGRWVLAVAGTHGKTTTSSMLAWILEYAGFEPGFLIGGVPENFGLSARLGKSDFFVIEADEYDTAFFDKRSKFVHYRPQTLILNNLEFDHADIFDSLKDIQKQFHHLVRTVSGQGLLISPKADKALNDVLAMGAWTQCQHSGMAEACEENAAAQHLSEPTAWQYRLLDKVSNSAEILFEGQSVASLTWHLSGEHNLQNALHAVAAARHIGIAPALACEALSSFKNVKRRMQLLAEVGGCRVYDDFAHHPTAIKFTLEGLRRKVGGESILAVIEPRSNTMKLGVHAEALGEASQEADDCFWFDDASMPWSLADKVSREDGSAVIFSEHDVLIDACLTKAAKGQPLHIVVMSNGGFAGVPRRIADAITEAMQLSENIKGCGNE from the coding sequence GTGAAGCAGCATATTCATATTGTTGGTATTTGCGGTACCTTTATGGGCTCGCTTGCGCTTTTGGCAAAAGAGGCTGGTTATAAAGTTAGTGGTTGTGATTTGGGCGTTTATCCGCCGATGAGCACCCAGCTAGAAGAGGCTGGTATTGAGCTAATAGACGGGTTTTCAGAGCAGCAAGTGGCGCTTAAGCCCGACCTTTGGGTAATTGGTAATGTCGTAAGCCGAGGCAATGAGCTGATGGAAGCCATCTTAAATAGTGGTTTACCTTATACCAGCGGCCCTCAGTGGCTTGCCGATCATGTTTTACAGGGTCGTTGGGTATTGGCGGTAGCGGGGACTCACGGTAAAACCACAACTTCATCGATGTTGGCGTGGATACTCGAATACGCGGGGTTTGAGCCTGGCTTTTTAATTGGCGGGGTACCTGAGAATTTTGGTCTATCAGCGCGTTTAGGTAAGAGCGACTTTTTTGTTATTGAGGCCGATGAATACGATACTGCATTTTTTGATAAGCGCAGTAAGTTTGTGCACTATCGACCTCAGACTCTTATTCTTAATAATCTCGAATTTGATCACGCAGATATCTTTGATTCACTAAAGGATATTCAAAAGCAGTTCCATCATTTGGTGCGCACGGTTAGCGGCCAAGGCTTATTGATTTCGCCAAAAGCAGATAAGGCCCTAAATGACGTTTTAGCAATGGGGGCTTGGACCCAGTGTCAGCATAGTGGCATGGCAGAAGCCTGTGAGGAAAATGCAGCAGCCCAGCACTTGAGTGAGCCGACGGCTTGGCAATACCGTTTATTGGATAAGGTGAGTAACAGTGCAGAGATCTTGTTCGAAGGGCAAAGCGTTGCGAGCTTAACTTGGCATTTAAGCGGTGAGCATAATTTGCAGAATGCCCTGCACGCCGTTGCTGCTGCGCGCCATATTGGCATTGCACCTGCGTTGGCCTGTGAAGCTTTATCTTCGTTTAAAAACGTGAAGCGGCGTATGCAATTGCTTGCTGAGGTGGGGGGGTGTCGGGTCTATGATGATTTTGCCCACCACCCAACGGCGATCAAATTCACTCTGGAAGGTTTACGGCGAAAGGTTGGCGGGGAGTCTATCTTAGCCGTTATTGAACCGCGCTCAAATACAATGAAATTGGGTGTACATGCCGAGGCTTTAGGTGAGGCGAGCCAAGAAGCTGATGACTGTTTTTGGTTTGACGATGCTTCTATGCCTTGGTCTTTAGCCGATAAAGTCTCACGTGAGGATGGTAGTGCCGTAATTTTTAGTGAGCATGACGTTCTCATCGATGCCTGTTTAACTAAGGCGGCTAAGGGCCAGCCTTTACATATAGTGGTGATGAGCAACGGTGGCTTTGCTGGTGTGCCAAGGCGTATTGCTGATGCTATTACAGAGGCTATGCAGCTAAGTGAGAATATAAAGGGGTGCGGAAATGAGTAG
- the ppa gene encoding inorganic diphosphatase encodes MSLHLVPTGKKAPEEVNVIIEIPMGGEPIKYEIDKDSGALFVDRILGTSMRYPCNYGYVPNTLCGDGDPVDVLVFMTSPLQAGSVVPCRPIGILKMTDDGGEDAKILAVPVSKVTPFFDGIKEAADLPPISLKQITHFFEHYKDLEEGKWVKIEGWDDAAAAKKEIEDSIANFEAES; translated from the coding sequence ATGAGCCTGCACCTGGTTCCTACTGGCAAAAAAGCCCCAGAAGAAGTCAATGTTATTATCGAAATCCCTATGGGTGGCGAGCCGATCAAATACGAAATAGATAAAGACAGCGGTGCCTTATTTGTTGACCGTATCCTCGGCACTTCTATGCGCTACCCTTGCAACTATGGTTATGTGCCTAACACCCTTTGTGGTGATGGTGATCCGGTTGACGTATTGGTCTTTATGACCAGCCCTCTGCAAGCTGGCTCAGTCGTTCCTTGTCGCCCAATTGGTATCCTAAAAATGACTGATGACGGTGGTGAAGACGCAAAAATCCTAGCGGTTCCAGTAAGTAAAGTAACCCCCTTCTTTGACGGCATTAAAGAAGCAGCAGACCTACCTCCTATCTCACTTAAACAGATCACACACTTCTTTGAGCACTACAAAGACTTAGAAGAAGGCAAGTGGGTAAAAATTGAAGGCTGGGATGATGCAGCTGCAGCCAAAAAAGAAATCGAAGATTCTATAGCAAACTTCGAAGCAGAATCTTAA
- a CDS encoding DUF6316 family protein produces the protein MTTMELRKGEVNERTYFRADRIFSVADEYFFYTREGNTIGPYPGRSSALKGIELYLEHLEQGGSPASAGQTAIHGLWATSNFQ, from the coding sequence ATGACCACAATGGAACTGAGAAAAGGCGAAGTAAACGAGCGTACCTACTTTCGCGCCGACCGTATATTCAGCGTTGCAGATGAGTACTTCTTTTACACCAGAGAAGGCAACACTATTGGCCCCTACCCTGGCCGCTCAAGCGCCTTAAAGGGTATAGAGCTCTACCTAGAGCACCTAGAACAAGGAGGTAGCCCAGCGAGCGCTGGGCAAACAGCAATACACGGTTTATGGGCAACTTCAAACTTCCAGTAA
- a CDS encoding RND family transporter, translating to MTKDLSTYLSRLYFRAVLDYPKIVLLTLLVLAVFLASGLPNFKLDASADSLTLEQDSDLDFFRETRRSFDSGDFLVVTFKPKNELFSKASLATLAQLQDDLKQVEGVESINSILNVPLLYSPKQSLTELAASPRTLATVEVDFKDARAEFWYSPIYKKLILGPDGKTTALQLNLKVDHELIALVRERDALLQQRSESPDWSSEQTARLLEVEQQYLQLRTEADLISRKRVQQVREIVLSYQDQAQIFVGGVAMIAADMISFIQSDLLVFGIAVVLFMVLVLALIFRSAKFVFIPMLCCLTAVLMMLGYVSWLDWRLTVISSNFVALLLIISLSIIIHLVVRYRELEAQHPSWSTRSLVKTTLIFMARPCFYTAITTIVAFASLVVSGIRPVIDFGWMMTLGLAVALTLAFLILPSALVLLPSKSERKASTAQGKPYTEYAAALVERFGSRITLSFIALFLLALWGAKQLQVENRFVDYFHESTEIYKGLTVIDNQLGGTISLDIIINQPEQSSFLDEQQLSFAGDEFGGDFDDEFSDDGFADEGFDELSDDDPFSEASDNAVSYWMTVGGLKQIEWLHQYLEQQPEIGKVQSLATLYEVGRDINGSLNDFELALMQKALSKDVRDVLISPYLSDDGKQARITLRVIDTFPDLSRSELVQRIQTHIEEEAPFVASESRMTGLLVLYNNMLQSLFNSQILTLGVVFLAIYLMLAILFKSLVVATIAIIPNIFAAFYVLGGMGLLAIPLDMMTITVAAITVGIGVDHTIHYIHRFRAELRRDGDVVAAMHRSHASIGRAMYYTAVIIIFGFGIMALSRFIPTIYFGLLTGFAMFVSLLGSLLLLPRLLMMPIFRRFL from the coding sequence ATGACCAAAGACCTGAGTACTTATCTCTCCCGGCTCTATTTTCGAGCTGTTCTGGACTACCCAAAAATCGTTTTGTTAACGCTGTTAGTGTTAGCTGTGTTTTTGGCCTCAGGTCTGCCTAACTTTAAATTAGATGCCTCTGCTGATTCCCTTACTTTAGAGCAAGATAGCGATTTAGATTTCTTTCGTGAAACAAGGCGAAGCTTTGATAGTGGTGATTTTCTTGTTGTTACTTTTAAGCCTAAAAACGAACTCTTTTCAAAGGCATCACTAGCCACTTTAGCTCAGCTGCAAGATGATTTAAAACAGGTTGAAGGTGTTGAAAGCATTAATAGCATCTTAAATGTGCCTCTTTTATATAGCCCCAAACAGAGTTTAACGGAGCTTGCTGCTAGCCCTCGTACTCTTGCTACGGTGGAGGTTGATTTTAAAGATGCGCGTGCCGAATTTTGGTATAGCCCGATCTATAAAAAACTAATCTTAGGCCCAGACGGTAAAACCACAGCCTTGCAGCTCAATTTGAAAGTTGATCACGAGCTCATTGCCCTTGTTCGAGAGCGTGACGCGCTGCTGCAACAGCGCTCAGAAAGCCCAGATTGGTCGTCTGAACAGACAGCCCGTTTGTTGGAGGTTGAGCAGCAATATTTACAGTTGCGCACCGAGGCAGATCTGATATCGCGTAAGCGCGTGCAGCAGGTGCGTGAAATCGTTTTGAGTTATCAAGATCAAGCGCAAATATTTGTGGGTGGTGTGGCGATGATCGCTGCCGACATGATCAGCTTTATTCAGAGTGATTTACTGGTCTTTGGCATAGCCGTTGTTTTGTTTATGGTGTTGGTATTAGCGCTTATCTTTCGCAGTGCCAAATTTGTATTTATTCCAATGCTGTGTTGTTTAACCGCTGTATTGATGATGCTGGGTTATGTGAGTTGGTTAGATTGGCGTTTAACAGTGATTAGCTCGAACTTCGTTGCTCTTTTATTGATTATCTCGCTGTCGATTATTATCCATTTAGTGGTGCGCTATCGGGAGCTAGAGGCTCAACACCCGTCGTGGTCAACACGCTCGTTAGTTAAAACCACGCTTATTTTTATGGCTCGACCTTGTTTTTATACCGCTATTACTACAATCGTGGCTTTTGCTTCACTAGTGGTCAGTGGCATTCGGCCGGTAATCGACTTTGGCTGGATGATGACCTTAGGTTTAGCGGTTGCTTTAACCTTGGCGTTTTTGATCTTGCCTTCGGCGCTGGTGCTTCTGCCTTCAAAATCGGAACGTAAAGCAAGTACTGCACAGGGTAAACCCTATACCGAATATGCAGCAGCTTTAGTGGAACGTTTTGGGAGCCGTATTACCCTGTCGTTTATTGCTCTGTTTTTGCTTGCCTTATGGGGGGCTAAACAGCTGCAGGTAGAAAATCGTTTTGTTGATTATTTTCACGAGAGTACCGAAATATACAAAGGCCTCACCGTGATAGATAACCAACTTGGCGGCACCATTAGTCTGGATATTATTATCAATCAGCCCGAGCAAAGTTCGTTTTTGGATGAGCAGCAGCTAAGTTTTGCCGGTGATGAATTTGGTGGTGATTTTGATGATGAGTTTTCTGACGATGGTTTTGCTGATGAGGGTTTTGATGAGCTTTCCGACGATGACCCGTTTTCTGAAGCGAGTGATAATGCCGTTAGTTATTGGATGACGGTAGGAGGCTTAAAGCAGATTGAATGGCTGCATCAGTACCTTGAGCAACAGCCTGAAATTGGCAAAGTGCAAAGCTTAGCCACCTTGTATGAGGTAGGGCGTGATATTAATGGCAGTTTGAATGACTTTGAATTGGCCTTAATGCAAAAGGCCCTTAGCAAAGATGTACGCGATGTATTGATTTCTCCTTATCTATCTGATGATGGCAAGCAAGCAAGAATTACTCTGCGAGTGATTGATACTTTCCCAGACCTCTCTCGTTCAGAGTTGGTTCAGCGAATTCAGACACACATCGAAGAGGAGGCTCCTTTTGTCGCGAGTGAAAGCCGCATGACCGGTTTATTGGTGCTTTATAACAATATGTTGCAGAGTTTGTTTAACTCACAAATACTCACTTTGGGAGTTGTCTTTTTAGCTATTTATTTAATGCTGGCTATTTTGTTTAAATCTCTGGTGGTAGCTACGATTGCGATCATTCCTAATATTTTTGCCGCTTTTTATGTGCTTGGTGGTATGGGTTTATTGGCTATTCCGTTAGATATGATGACCATTACCGTGGCGGCTATCACGGTTGGTATCGGTGTCGATCATACAATTCATTATATTCACCGTTTTCGCGCAGAATTGCGTCGCGATGGTGATGTAGTGGCAGCAATGCATCGCTCTCACGCCTCCATCGGCCGGGCAATGTATTACACGGCGGTGATCATTATTTTTGGCTTTGGCATTATGGCGCTGAGTCGTTTTATCCCAACGATTTATTTTGGTTTACTGACGGGCTTTGCAATGTTTGTTTCCCTGCTCGGCTCATTGTTGTTACTGCCTAGATTATTAATGATGCCGATCTTTAGGCGCTTTCTTTAA
- a CDS encoding M15 family metallopeptidase, protein MNCLYLTQTHLMGLSQQGLVLRNGQYLASDVWPALEKVQLAAAQHGFDLRLASAYRSFDRQLLIWNAKAQGLRPVFDESGQALTIADLSPEELLHAILRWSALPGASRHHWGTDFDIYDAAALEPGQGFELLGSECEPGGLFGEFYQCLDALLREHPCFYRPYAEDQGGVSPEPWHLSYQPLAQQCFEGFEPQALKKLIENTDIALKQPLLKHFDELIERYFMRVSLC, encoded by the coding sequence TTGAATTGCTTATATCTTACTCAGACTCATCTGATGGGCTTGTCGCAGCAGGGCTTGGTCTTGCGTAACGGTCAATACTTAGCTTCAGACGTGTGGCCGGCTCTCGAAAAAGTTCAATTGGCAGCAGCTCAACACGGCTTTGACTTACGTTTAGCCAGCGCATATCGCAGCTTTGATAGGCAGTTACTTATTTGGAATGCTAAAGCTCAGGGCTTAAGGCCCGTGTTTGATGAGAGCGGTCAAGCTCTTACAATTGCGGATTTATCTCCTGAAGAGCTACTGCACGCGATTTTACGCTGGTCGGCTTTGCCAGGCGCCTCACGCCATCACTGGGGTACGGATTTTGATATCTATGATGCCGCAGCGCTGGAGCCTGGGCAGGGCTTTGAGTTGCTGGGCTCAGAGTGTGAGCCCGGAGGGCTTTTTGGCGAATTCTACCAGTGCTTAGATGCACTGCTACGTGAGCATCCGTGTTTCTATCGCCCTTATGCTGAGGATCAGGGAGGGGTGTCCCCTGAGCCGTGGCACTTAAGTTATCAGCCTTTGGCACAACAGTGTTTTGAAGGGTTTGAGCCTCAAGCCCTTAAGAAGCTAATAGAAAATACCGACATTGCTCTTAAGCAGCCCCTATTAAAGCATTTTGATGAGCTTATTGAGCGCTATTTTATGAGAGTTAGCCTATGTTGA
- a CDS encoding Rieske (2Fe-2S) protein, giving the protein MDTLQQTQKRSLAFDLDGLALFLVSEADHWHAYKNSCPHRGIRLDWDNEQFLDYDEELIQCASHGALFRIDNGLCVAGPCSNAKLQKYPLIIQKQQVYVDLSD; this is encoded by the coding sequence TTGGACACGCTCCAGCAGACACAAAAACGCAGCCTCGCGTTTGACCTTGATGGACTGGCCCTTTTTCTTGTCAGCGAGGCTGACCATTGGCACGCCTACAAGAACAGCTGCCCACACCGAGGTATTCGACTCGACTGGGACAATGAGCAATTCTTAGACTACGACGAAGAGCTTATTCAATGTGCCTCTCACGGTGCACTGTTTCGTATAGATAACGGACTGTGCGTAGCGGGCCCATGTAGCAATGCAAAATTGCAAAAATACCCACTAATAATACAGAAGCAGCAAGTATATGTAGATTTGAGCGACTAA
- a CDS encoding VanZ family protein, whose product MQTKLAFFHRPAIKFIRRAQLVIATLIYCVLLLLPSRSLQETVSLNDALLHGVGNFLLFCSLWLAFDAKPSRLFWLAFTIAFSGFMELMQGLGSRSPSWSDLGANAAGAFVALLVCTALDYYFSHLSNKKCA is encoded by the coding sequence ATGCAAACCAAACTCGCTTTTTTTCACAGGCCAGCAATCAAGTTTATCCGACGTGCTCAGCTTGTTATCGCCACCCTCATCTACTGTGTACTGCTACTACTGCCCTCGCGGAGCCTACAAGAAACGGTAAGCCTTAATGACGCCCTGCTGCATGGTGTGGGTAACTTTCTCTTATTTTGCTCACTCTGGCTTGCCTTTGACGCCAAACCAAGCCGTTTGTTTTGGCTGGCTTTTACGATTGCCTTTTCAGGGTTTATGGAATTAATGCAAGGCTTAGGAAGCCGCAGCCCCTCGTGGAGTGATCTGGGAGCCAATGCCGCCGGTGCTTTTGTGGCCTTATTGGTCTGCACCGCATTAGATTATTACTTTAGTCACTTATCCAACAAGAAGTGCGCCTAA
- a CDS encoding TfoX/Sxy family protein, which translates to MTAEHSELLELKNLGMASVNILRAIGINSLDDLNKMGAVEAYCRIKRRGIHVSKVMLYALQGALMNVHWNDLSPELKDQLVKEAEQLAEVS; encoded by the coding sequence ATGACGGCTGAGCACAGCGAACTACTCGAGCTTAAAAACCTCGGTATGGCCTCTGTAAACATACTTCGAGCCATAGGCATCAACAGTCTCGATGACCTCAACAAAATGGGAGCAGTAGAAGCCTACTGCAGAATCAAACGACGCGGCATTCATGTAAGCAAGGTCATGCTTTATGCACTGCAAGGCGCCTTAATGAATGTTCACTGGAACGATTTAAGCCCCGAACTCAAAGACCAACTTGTCAAAGAAGCCGAGCAATTAGCTGAGGTAAGCTAA
- a CDS encoding inactive transglutaminase family protein, translated as MKHNKTALYLLVLLLVLVGLALTWQRHNVYQVPWLPGEKQQVWSVEAKLEFLGSGEPALVSLALPDSQRGKELLSEYTASPGYGLAFVLREGVRRAEWSISRAEGPQTLYYRAEFTSDNKLKLAQSKPALVASPLLSHSGPQSSAARQLLSQASLRSADERTLVRELVREFNAEEQAVALLSDTAPREQWLQALLMDATVATRIISVLTLEDGRRRSQLSPYLQVFVSDSDYFLVDPYSGLPADEDHLLMWEYRSAPLLDVEGGRYSRVSFSVIENKLAVRDIVAQRHQSIASLHDFSIHQLPLSEQALFKGILLVPIGVLLVCLLRIVIGIKTAGTFMPVLIAIAFIQTSLLTGLVGFVLIVGVGLLIRGYLSQLNLLLVARISTVIIAVIILIAVLAVISYQLGWSEGLKISFFPMVILSWTIERMSILWEEEGGREVLLQVSGSLFTAVLAYLLMTNHYVQHLTFNFLGLQLVLMAVVLLLGSYTGYRVLELHRFYALVKRK; from the coding sequence ATGAAGCACAATAAAACGGCTCTTTATTTACTTGTTTTGTTATTGGTGCTTGTTGGGCTTGCGCTTACTTGGCAGCGTCACAATGTTTATCAGGTGCCTTGGTTGCCAGGCGAAAAACAACAAGTGTGGTCTGTTGAAGCCAAGCTTGAATTTTTAGGTTCTGGTGAGCCCGCCTTGGTGTCCTTGGCACTGCCTGATTCTCAGCGTGGCAAAGAGTTGTTGAGTGAATATACCGCCAGCCCAGGTTATGGCTTGGCCTTTGTTTTACGTGAAGGCGTACGCCGTGCTGAATGGTCTATCAGTCGCGCAGAAGGCCCTCAAACACTGTATTACCGCGCTGAATTTACCAGCGACAACAAACTTAAATTAGCCCAGTCTAAGCCCGCTTTAGTTGCCAGTCCTCTGCTTAGTCACTCGGGGCCACAAAGTTCAGCTGCTCGGCAGCTTTTAAGCCAAGCAAGCTTGCGTTCTGCCGATGAGCGGACCTTAGTTAGAGAGCTTGTACGTGAATTTAACGCCGAGGAGCAAGCGGTTGCTTTATTAAGTGATACCGCGCCTCGTGAGCAGTGGCTACAAGCCCTGTTGATGGATGCGACGGTTGCTACGCGAATTATTTCGGTTTTAACTCTAGAAGATGGTCGGCGTCGCTCGCAGCTAAGCCCGTATTTACAAGTTTTTGTCAGTGACAGCGACTACTTTCTTGTTGACCCTTATTCTGGTTTACCAGCAGACGAAGATCACTTGTTGATGTGGGAATATCGTTCAGCGCCTTTACTTGATGTTGAAGGTGGACGTTATTCGCGAGTTTCTTTCTCTGTGATTGAGAATAAGTTAGCCGTTCGAGATATTGTGGCTCAACGCCATCAGAGTATTGCGAGTTTGCACGATTTTTCGATTCACCAGTTGCCTCTTTCAGAGCAGGCTTTGTTTAAAGGTATTTTGTTAGTCCCTATTGGGGTTTTACTTGTTTGCCTTTTACGTATTGTTATCGGCATTAAGACAGCCGGTACCTTTATGCCGGTATTAATTGCGATAGCCTTTATACAAACAAGCTTACTCACTGGCCTAGTTGGTTTTGTTTTAATTGTCGGCGTAGGCTTATTAATCCGAGGCTATTTAAGCCAGCTAAATTTACTTTTGGTCGCGCGGATATCAACGGTCATTATTGCCGTAATTATTTTAATCGCCGTGCTTGCGGTTATCAGTTACCAACTTGGTTGGAGTGAAGGTTTAAAAATAAGCTTTTTCCCTATGGTTATTCTTAGTTGGACGATCGAACGCATGTCGATTTTGTGGGAAGAAGAAGGTGGTAGAGAGGTCCTACTTCAGGTGTCGGGCTCTTTATTTACGGCTGTTTTGGCTTACCTTTTGATGACCAATCACTATGTGCAGCACTTAACCTTTAACTTTCTTGGCCTGCAGTTAGTACTTATGGCAGTGGTGTTATTATTGGGCAGTTATACCGGTTATCGAGTGTTGGAGCTGCATCGTTTTTATGCCCTTGTGAAGCGTAAATAA
- a CDS encoding flavin prenyltransferase UbiX codes for MSRQKVCLAMSGASGAQYGLRLLQALMAADCEVALLISDAAKVVINTETDLSLADTLEAQQAQLEVYSSAKAGQLTLYARDDWFAPVASGSSAPRAMVICPASGGTLSAIACGASNNLIERAADVALKERRQLIVVPREAPYSTVHLRNMLTLSELGAVVLPASPGFYQCPQSIEALVDFVVARILDQLGLDQDLLPRWGE; via the coding sequence ATGAGTAGGCAAAAAGTTTGTTTGGCGATGAGTGGCGCTTCAGGGGCTCAATATGGTTTGCGTTTATTGCAAGCCCTGATGGCGGCCGACTGTGAAGTCGCCTTGCTTATCTCTGATGCCGCCAAAGTGGTGATTAATACAGAAACAGACCTGAGCCTTGCGGATACGCTTGAAGCCCAGCAAGCTCAACTGGAAGTCTATAGCTCTGCTAAGGCTGGCCAGTTAACGTTGTATGCGCGCGATGATTGGTTTGCCCCTGTCGCTTCGGGATCGTCTGCCCCCCGAGCTATGGTGATTTGCCCTGCTAGTGGCGGCACGTTATCGGCGATTGCATGTGGAGCTAGCAATAACCTTATTGAGCGAGCTGCCGATGTGGCTTTAAAGGAGCGCAGGCAGTTGATTGTTGTACCAAGAGAGGCGCCTTATTCGACGGTGCACTTGCGCAATATGCTCACCTTAAGTGAGTTAGGTGCGGTTGTGCTGCCGGCTAGCCCCGGTTTTTATCAGTGCCCCCAGAGTATTGAAGCCTTAGTCGACTTTGTTGTAGCGCGCATCTTGGATCAATTAGGTTTGGATCAGGATTTATTGCCTCGCTGGGGGGAGTAA